One genomic region from Pecten maximus chromosome 5, xPecMax1.1, whole genome shotgun sequence encodes:
- the LOC117327127 gene encoding temptin-like, with protein MMFREVLLCVLLGVSVAYPKYQQSIPNGQSVPNPCPGGTGNWKGVGHYNPYGGGDRNLFGLDFASSGHVWTHDLCMDDSDSDGVSNGVELGDPNCTWLPGQTPQGRATGHPGICEPMSDQKCHTVNLNAICV; from the exons ATGATGTTTCGAGAGGTTTTACTTTGCGTGTTACTCGGTGTATCTGTCGCCTACCCGAAGTACCAACAAAGCATACCTAATGGGCAGAGCGTCCCTAACCCTTGCCCGGGTGGTACAGGTAATTGGAAGGGAGTAGGGCACTACAACCCATACGGAGGTGGAGATAGGAATCTGTTTGGCTTG GACTTCGCCTCTTCTGGGCATGTATGGACACATGATTTGTGTATGGATGACTCGGACTCGGACGGTGTGTCCAATGGAGTTGAACTAGGGGATCCAAACTGTACCTGGTTACCCGGTCAAACACCTCAGGGCAGAGCGACAGGCCATCCAg GAATATGTGAACCGATGAGTGATCAGAAGTGTCACACAGTCAATCTTAATGCTATATGTGTATAA